In Streptomyces venezuelae, the sequence TCGACGACGATGGCACGCCATCCGGCCGGGACGCGCGCCAGCACCCAGGGAAGCGCCTGCGCCTCGTCGAGGCACGGCAGTACGAGGTCCGCGCGGGGCGGAGCACAAGCTGATGAAGTCACCCTCCACACCGTAGGAATCAGGACCGGTGAAAGGGGGCTCACAGACCTTACGAAACGCGGACGCCGTCCCGTGGGAGGGGGTCCGCGCCACACCTGGGGCCGGGCAGGTGACAGCCTGGGGGCATGGCAGTGAGCGATGTGGAGCGTACGAACGAGGGACCCGGCGCCGAGGGGTCCGACCGTACCGGCGCGCAGGGCGAGGCCCAGGCCGGCGGGCAGGTCGGCGCCCCGGCGGGTGCCCAGGGCAGCGTCCTCGTGGTGGACGACGATCCGACCGTCTCGGAGGTCGTGGCCGGATACCTGGAACGGGCCGGATTCTCGGTGCGCCTGGCGGCGGACGGCCCCTCCGGCCTGCGCGCCGCCGAGGAGCAGCGGCCGGACCTGATGGTCCTCGACTTGATGCTGCCCGGGATGGACGGCCTCGAGGTCTGCCGCCGGCTGCGTGCCGGGGAGAACGGCGCCCGGCCCGTCCCCGTCATCATGCTCACCGCGCGCGGCGACGAGGACGACCGGATCCTGGGCCTGGAGGTGGGCGCGGACGACTACGTGACCAAGCCCTTCAGCCCGCGGGAGCTCGTGCTGCGGGTGCGCTCGGTACTGCGCCGGGCTCAGGCGGGGGCACCGGGCAGTGCCGCGGAGGGCGGTCCGGAGGGCGGTCCTCGGCTGGCGGTGGCGGGCCTGGTCCTGGACCCGGGGGCTCGCCGGGCGCACAAGGAGGGGCGGGAACTCGCTCTCACCCTGAGGGAGTTCGACCTCCTCGCCTATTTCCTGCGCCACCCGGGCCAGGTCTGCGACCGGGAGCGGCTGATGCGTGAGGTCTGGGGCTGGGACTTCGGCGACCTGTCGACCGTCACCGTGCACGTCCGGCGGCTCCGCGGCAAGATCGAGGACGATCCGGGGAACCCACGGCTGATCCGGACCGTCTGGGGCGCCGGCTACCGCTTCGAGCCGGCCCCGGACACCGGTGCCGAGCACGCCTTCCGGACGGAGGACGGCCATGCGTGACCTTCTGCTGATCGCCCTGTACGCGCTCCTCGGCGCGGGCGCCGCCGGGCTGCTCGGGGCCGTGGCGCTGCGGATACTGCGCCGGCGCAGCGTCGCCGTCTCCCTCGCGGTCGTGGCCGCGGTCGCGGTGTCCGCGATGCTCGCCGGAACGCTGGCCGTCGCCTGGGCGATGTTCCTGTCCTCCCACGACCTGGCCGTCGTGACGACGGTCGTCGCGACGGCCGCGGCCGTCTCGATGGCCACCGCGCTGTTGCTGGGCCGCCAGGTCGTCCGGCGCTGCCGGGAGCTCGTGGGCGCGGCCCGGGTCTTCGGCGAGGAGGGCACGTTCGCGGCGCCCACGCTGCCCGCTCCCGCCGAGTTCACGGCACTGAGCAGCGAGCTGGCCCGCACCAGCGAACGGCTGGCGGCCTCCCGGGAGCGCGAGCGGGCCCTGGAGGCCTCGCGGCGCGAGCTCGTGGCCTGGATCTCGCACGATCTGCGCACCCCGCTGGCCGGTCTGCGCGCCATGTCGGAGGCGCTGGAGGACGGTATGGCGGCTGATCCCGCCCGCTACCACCGGCAGATCCGTACCGAGGTCGACCGCCTCAACTCCATGGTCGGCGACCTCTTCGAGCTGTCGCGCATCCACGCGGGCGCGCTCTCCCTCACGCTGACCCGGATGTCGCTGCACGACCTGGTGGGCGACGCCCTGGCCGGCACCGACGCGCTCGCCCGCGAGCACGGCGTGCGGCTGGTCGGCGAGGGGGTCGCCTCGCTGCCGGTGGAGGTGGACGGCAAGGAGATGACTCGGGTGCTGTCCAACCTCCTGGTCAACGCCATCCGCCACACCCCGGCCGACGGTACGGTCGCGATCGCCGCCGAACGCCGGGCGGACTCCGTGGTGCTCTCGGTCACCGACGCCTGCGGAGGGATCCCCGAGGAGGACCTCCCGCGTGTCTTCGACACGGGCTGGCGCGGCACCCCGGCCCGTACCCCTCCTTCGGGTGCGGGCCTGGGCCTCGCGATCGTCCGGGGCATCGTCGAGGCCCACGCGGGCCACGCGGACGTCCGCAACGTGAGCGGCGGCTGCCGCTTCGAACTGACCCTGCCGGCCGCGGCCGGCTAGGCCGTCGGCGAGGTCAGTAGAACATCCAGGCCGGGGTCAGGTTGCCGTTGATGGTGAACATCACCTCCCCGGCCAGGCACGGCGGATCGACGTTCGCGACGGCGGAGGCCTGGGTGGGGTCGCCGTAGTTGCCCATCCACCGCCATTGCTTGAGCGATCTCTGTGCGGCGATGCGCTGCTTGATCTCGATCCCTTCCTCGACGGAAAGGACCCGGTCGACAGCGATTTCCCCGTTCTGCTTCTCCATGCCAGTCCTCCTGCACTCGTAGCTGAAAGTAGCGGACGATTACAGAATGTGGCTGACCGCACCGATGTGCTAGCCCCGGGGTCGGCGTGTCGGCGCCGGGCGGCGAGGTCTACCTCATCGGCCCTGCGATCGGCGCGGCAGGGCAGTGCGGAGCGGACGGCCGGTCAGCACGACGTGGATCGAACGGGGTTCGGTGCTCCCGGTGACACGCTGCATCCCGGCTCGGCCGGACGGGTGGCCAGTTCGGCCATGCCCGCGGCGAAGGGGACGGCGGGGCGCCAGCCCAGCTCGTGGCGCAGGCGCGCCGAGTCCGCGGTGATGTGCCGGACGTCGCCGAGCCGGTACTCGCCGGTGACGACCGGGGCCGGGCCACCACAGGCGGCGGCCAGCGCCGCGGCCATGTCGCCCACGGTCCGCGGGTCGCCGCTGCCGACGTTGTACGCGGTGAAGCCCGCGGGCGGCCCGGAGCCCACGCCCGCCTCCGCGCCCGTGCCCGCCGGGGCCAGGGCCTCCAGCGCCAGCGCGTTGGCCGCGGCCACGTCCCGCACGTGCACGAAGTCCCGGCGCTGACCGCCGTCCTCGAAGACCCGCGGCGCCTCGCCCCGCGCGAGCGAGGACGTGAACAGCGCGGCCACCCCCGCGTACGGGGTGTCGCGGGGCATCCCCGGCCCGTAGACGTTGTGGTAGCGCAGCGAGACGACGTGTCCGCCGGTGGCCCGGGCCCAGGAGGCCGCGAGGTGTTCCTGGGCGAGCTTGGTCGTGGCGTAGACGTTCCGGGGGTCCGCCGGGGCGTCCTCCGTGACCAGTCCCGGCGCCAGGTCGGCGCCGCAGACCGGGCAGCGCGGCTCGAACCGCCCGGCCCTCAGATCGGTCTCGGCGCGCGGGCCGGGCCGGACCGTGCCGTGGGCGGGGCATGCGTAGCGTCCCTCGCCGTAGACGACCATCGACCCGGCGAGCAGCAGCCGCGGCACCCGTGCACGCGCCATCCCGGCGAGCAGCACCGCGGTGCCCAGGTCGTTCGCCGACACATAGCCGGGCGCGTCCCCGAAGTCCTTCCCGAGCCCGACCCTGGCCGCCTGGTGACAGACCGCGTCCACGCCGGCCAGGGCCCGCTCCACGGCATCCGGGTCCCGTACGTCCCGTCCGTCCGCCGCCAGGTCGAAGACCACCGGCTCGTGGCCGCGGCCGGTCAGCTCGGCGACGACGTGCGAGCCGATGAAGCCCGCCCCTCCAGTCACAAGTACACGCATGCCCCGACGCTATGCCGCGTGCGGCCCGGCGGGACGCCCGCCGGGCCGCACGTCACGGATCCGTAAGCACCCGCGGGAGGCGGCACCGCCCCTGCGCGCGGTCAGCGCACGGGACCCGACAGCGGCCCGGGGAGCGGCGGCATGTCCTGCGGCAGGACGCGCGGCGCGGACGGGGTCCGCGCGGACGGGGCCTGGGCGGACGGGCCCTCGGCGGAGCCGTTCTTCGCGGCCGGGTCCGGGGTGCGCGGCGCCGTGGTGCCGCAGAGGGACTGGTCGCGGTAGTCCCGCATGGCCGCGTCGGCCGGGTGCGCCTCGAACTCGGTGCCGGCCTCGTTGAGGCGCTGGTACTTCATCAGGTTGTACCCGATGGCGAACTGACGGCTG encodes:
- a CDS encoding NAD-dependent epimerase/dehydratase family protein, which encodes MRVLVTGGAGFIGSHVVAELTGRGHEPVVFDLAADGRDVRDPDAVERALAGVDAVCHQAARVGLGKDFGDAPGYVSANDLGTAVLLAGMARARVPRLLLAGSMVVYGEGRYACPAHGTVRPGPRAETDLRAGRFEPRCPVCGADLAPGLVTEDAPADPRNVYATTKLAQEHLAASWARATGGHVVSLRYHNVYGPGMPRDTPYAGVAALFTSSLARGEAPRVFEDGGQRRDFVHVRDVAAANALALEALAPAGTGAEAGVGSGPPAGFTAYNVGSGDPRTVGDMAAALAAACGGPAPVVTGEYRLGDVRHITADSARLRHELGWRPAVPFAAGMAELATRPAEPGCSVSPGAPNPVRSTSC
- a CDS encoding response regulator transcription factor, with translation MAVSDVERTNEGPGAEGSDRTGAQGEAQAGGQVGAPAGAQGSVLVVDDDPTVSEVVAGYLERAGFSVRLAADGPSGLRAAEEQRPDLMVLDLMLPGMDGLEVCRRLRAGENGARPVPVIMLTARGDEDDRILGLEVGADDYVTKPFSPRELVLRVRSVLRRAQAGAPGSAAEGGPEGGPRLAVAGLVLDPGARRAHKEGRELALTLREFDLLAYFLRHPGQVCDRERLMREVWGWDFGDLSTVTVHVRRLRGKIEDDPGNPRLIRTVWGAGYRFEPAPDTGAEHAFRTEDGHA
- a CDS encoding sensor histidine kinase; amino-acid sequence: MRDLLLIALYALLGAGAAGLLGAVALRILRRRSVAVSLAVVAAVAVSAMLAGTLAVAWAMFLSSHDLAVVTTVVATAAAVSMATALLLGRQVVRRCRELVGAARVFGEEGTFAAPTLPAPAEFTALSSELARTSERLAASRERERALEASRRELVAWISHDLRTPLAGLRAMSEALEDGMAADPARYHRQIRTEVDRLNSMVGDLFELSRIHAGALSLTLTRMSLHDLVGDALAGTDALAREHGVRLVGEGVASLPVEVDGKEMTRVLSNLLVNAIRHTPADGTVAIAAERRADSVVLSVTDACGGIPEEDLPRVFDTGWRGTPARTPPSGAGLGLAIVRGIVEAHAGHADVRNVSGGCRFELTLPAAAG